Sequence from the Nerophis lumbriciformis linkage group LG02, RoL_Nlum_v2.1, whole genome shotgun sequence genome:
tgatttggccctattgtgtgaatgtgagtgtgaatgttgtctgtgttggccctgccatgaggtggtgacttgtccagggtttaccctgccttccgcccaagtgcagctagGATTGGCTCCAGCCacccttgttttttttgtcataggtGACTCTGGGGTTAAATGTAGATGATGGTCAATTGCTATTTTGTTTGTCTCCAATAACAAATTATCTTCCATACTGGAGTATGTGTAGACATTTTGGCAGGCTTTGCACGTTTTAGCTGTTCATAATGAAGTGTGTAACCTGCTCACTTGTTACCAGTTTGAAGTGGGccagaaataatgtatctttcttCATAGATAGCCACAAATGGTTCACACCCAAAGTTTCCGGGACAGTTCCAGGGGCAAGAGATGGCCACTCTGCCTGTGTGATGTTGAAAGCGATGTATATATTTGGAGGATATGAGCAGCTGGTAAGTCTTTGCCCCTCATTTCCCTTTAAATATGGACACAGGGAAACGGTAATAAGGAATTTAATGTATTTCCTTTGCCGCTCTCTAGGCTGACTGCTTCTCCAATGACATCCACAAACTGGACACCACCACCATGATATGGTCTTTTATTAATGCCAGAGTGAGttgtttataaacaaaatattgttattattattattttacatttttatattttacatcATTCATTCTTtttatgaagttgtctttataaGTACCGGTAAGCATTTCACTTTTTGCTAAATAATCTGTCCACATCCTAGATCAAACGATAAAAATGTAAAGTGGGGCGgcatggtgtagtgggtagagcggccgtgccagaaacctgagggttgcaggttcgctccccgcctcttgacatccaaatcgctgccgttgtgtccttgggcaggacatttcacccttgcccccggtgccgctcacactggtgaatgaatgatgaatgaatgacaggtggtggtcggaggggctgtagACGCAAACTGGCTTTCTCGCTTCGGTCAgtccaccccagggcagctgtggctacaaatgtagcttaccacctccaggtgtgaatgaatgatgggttcccacttctctgtgagcgctttgagtatttaACAATAGAAAGGcacaatataaaatctaatccattattattattattattaaagagcaCAGGTATTGCACAAGTACTCCTTGatcatagtgaagtgaagtgaattatatttatctcgcgcttttctctagtgactcaaagcgctttacatagcgaaacccattatctaagttacatttaaaccagtgtgggttgcactgggagcaggtaggtaaagtATCTTGtataaggacacaatggcagtgactagaatggtggaagcggggatcgaacctggaatcctcaagttgctggcaacaGCCGGTCTATCAACCAAGCCACGCTGGCCCAGCTCATAGTAGAAGATTACTCTGTAAAGAAATGTGCATTTCCTACACCTTCAGTATTACAGTGTCACAGGTTTTGAGTGAGCAGGCTTTTAGTCTGCCAACTGCTAGACTCTCTGCCAGACATTCCTATTGAAGATGTTCAAAAGGATAAACCACTGTGTTTAGAATGATCTTTTTTTGCTCATTAATCTTCATTTTGATAAGTCTCACTTACTGCGTGGgtggattttttaaaattttgtaatAAAAGGAGGGGTACTCATTTATCAAGATTTTAAATGTGGTagaaattattcttttttttttatggaagcaCATTTTAGCACAAACAACAAAAGTGAATGCTTtgtggcattcacacaataactgcTATTATGTCTTACTTTGTAATTTATTAGTGTTTacagatttacatttttttgtggATTTCATTTAAATTCTCACCAAACTTTGAGTGAGTAATATTTTCAATATGCCAGCTGCTACAAACATTTggcattttacagtatagctttgGCGTGTGTGTGTTATTAACTGaatccactagatggcagcattttTCCTGCGGTCAATAGTGGAGGAAGGTGTTCAAATACCACTACCGATGTGTGTTAAATGTTATGAACTAAAACTAATAAATATTTTGAAATTCattttgtataattgttttttttgtttgtgtttttcccTTCCAGGGTATTCCAGCAAGCTGGCGTGACTTCCACTCAGCAACCATTATAGGCACAAAGATGTTCGTTTTTGGAGGGCGGGGAGACCGTTTTGGTCCGTTCCACTCCAATAATGAAATCTACTGCAATATGATAGAGGTGTTTGACACACAGACCAACTGCTGGCTGAGCACTCCCTCAACACAACCATTGCCTGAGGGACGGAGGAGTCATTCAGCCTGTAAGGACATCGAGCCCAGAAAATTTTAAATGACTTTCATATTTTAAGACGCAATGCTGCAAAatgtcatcatcatcttcatcatcatgttCAAACAGTGACCTACTTTCCCTCCTTTGTCCTATTGTATGTTTAGTTTCCTACAAGGGAGAGCTGTACATATTTGGAGGATACAATGCTCATTTGGACCAGCACTTCAACGATCTCTGGAAATTCAATCCAGGTTTGTATTTTTCATATAGTGTTACTCATTTGGTGCTGTgggctttttatttttaattacgaAATTTATAGTAGTGGCTCATCCGGAAGGATAATTACAAATGGTGTCAATACTGGCATTTATTGACCTACTTTTTATTTTGGTTGTTGTAAACTCGACAATGTGGGTATTTTATTACATGTTGCTGCATAAACTGATGGTGGGCGTGTGTGATATGAATAGGACAGTCAACAAAGTCCCCCCAGGATTTCACAAGCTTTTTTGAGATTATTACGACCTTAAGTGATTTTAGGTATTTattgtaacaggcacatttataataacttaATATTTAGATGTtaagatcattttaagcatatgcgacgcattaatttaaaaaatgcatcacaatgggtttttttcttcatcactgatttctgctcactgcagacttgatGAAAGTGATACAGACCCCCTCacgccatgacagaggtgtcattcaactagttgtgaGTCAATGTATCGTCTCAAAAGTtacgaaaatattttatgaaggttgaaaatgtacttagtGCAACCATAATATACTTTAAAGGGTTacttgctgagataggctccagcaccccccgccaccacaaaaaagggacaagcttgtccaaaatggatggatggatggttacttgcattattattatttattgtaataataataataatgcaagtaatcatttaaaaggatattaacttttatttctcattactggatacttttttacCATtgcactgtaattggaaggtaaataactttgtaaGTAACTTTTGTAAATaaccaaacaaaaaataaaaattacttatTTCTCTAAGCAAATATTAAACTTAAAtatatattgaacatcttaaaggggaatgtattccctttattttttttgttaattgccatCATGTGTTCCCTGAATTCTCGCTAGTTAGT
This genomic interval carries:
- the klhdc3 gene encoding kelch domain-containing protein 3 isoform X3 — its product is MLRWSVHLEGGPRRVNHAAVAVGHKVYTFGGYCSGEDYETLRQIDVHVFNTVSLRWMKLPPVRPVGHERAREVPYMRYGHTAVLLDDTIYLWGGRNDTEGACNVLYAFDVNSHKWFTPKVSGTVPGARDGHSACVMLKAMYIFGGYEQLADCFSNDIHKLDTTTMIWSFINARGIPASWRDFHSATIIGTKMFVFGGRGDRFGPFHSNNEIYCNMIEVFDTQTNCWLSTPSTQPLPEGRRSHSAFSYKGELYIFGGYNAHLDQHFNDLWKFNPDLMKVIQTPSRHDRGVIQLVVSQCIVSKVTKIFYEG